A stretch of Methylotuvimicrobium alcaliphilum 20Z DNA encodes these proteins:
- a CDS encoding strawberry notch-like NTP hydrolase domain-containing protein: MEEFQQFSTPPALSFVANWVANVKPYDVMGEPSAGTGDLAIWSKIAGAEIVLNELSPRRQALLSSLFPKARLFKENAEQLDNVLPPDIKPTVIVMNPPFSSTAGRVRGQRDTSNGARHIEQALKRLQDGGRLVAVVGNGMAADRPAFANWWKEIEKKYTVRANVGIAGKEYAKYGTTFDNQLLVIDKTEPTTQPVLTGSVDSVADLPTLLEGIRNDRQHLQRGFNQPAIDEDTPTVPDSLQPSDGARGISSDTGSSRAESIGHGGGSGASATDSQAGGESAVSDVVNDGIGAGSGISNGTGGNAGGSGGADIGGNSGISESNPVGAVAIEVKSGEVSEFTDSVFASYSPQRLTIPGAKPHPGKLVQSAAMSAVQPLTPTYAPVLPVNVIQDGLLSIAQLESIVYAGQAHSELLPNGSRKGFFIGDGTGVGKGREISGIILDNLMQGRSKAVWVSFNEGLIEDARRDFAGVGGDPSKIFFQGKTKAGNEITQKYGILFTTYSTLRGGEKKLANDLGQKGGKTRAQQIIDWLGKDFDGVIAFDEAHSMGNAIAVKGKRGVKKPSQQAIAGINLQKALPNARVTYVSATGATEISNLSYADRLGLWGEGTPFADTTAFIDNVSKGGIASMELISRDMKAMGMYLARSLSYDGVSYERLEHTLSDLQEDIYNELAGAWQVVLDNVDQALEITQAGKSGAGKSAAMSQFWGAHQRFFNQIITAMQTPRVIDDIREQLDAGHVAVIQLVNTNEASQERIIADAAANDAALEDLDFTPRQMLMDYVRNGFPVAAYEESQDSNGNTVYIPVRDAEGNQVFDREAIALRDALLETLHQIRVPENPLDSIINAFGSDTVAEVTGRSRRFVQVRDEEGNLRVVEEKRGKNASRADAEAFQNNKKDILVFSGAGGTGYSFHADNTAENQRKRIHYILQPGWRADSAVQGFGRTHRTNQAQEPHYVLPTTNLKAQKRFVSSIARRLDQLGALTRGQREATGQGMFTASDNLESEYASTALKNFFSDLYRGQTGLSFHEVTKQMGLNLLDENLSLSESKIPAIPQFLNRLLSLKTDMQNAVFGEFEDRLIEAVEYAKQRGLYDVGLQTMTALSIVKTRDDVAYEDKNTGAQTRYVELAVTNEIQYNAWEDAKKLVRENPRDNDISGWFVAEFGKNKGDVFFLSDIGERLNSEGKTVHRGVVHTIRKNDHRYIDNADAISRGYDYRSVVTNGVGSYQKVTLTRAIDEKEAERLWNEQLANAPKTETKTERMIVGVILPIWDRVEGSETIKRLQTDDGEQLLGRMLGPKAAKQTLKNLGLDSGLSTMSASDLFNSIKNGNKAILSNGWEIATAKVNREDRIEIKGRGYLTDAEKRLLKEQGAFVERISWVDRVFIPTGSDGVGVFERITASKPVVDLIKKSRNKENDEVEQEHGIPKVINESAIHPVNSEPAVIAKDVSNTADVHSQSGGISMNQKKPFHETVAENLIKQLEAGTAPWQRPWEAGASGSFLPYNPTTGNRYKGINALHLMAQDRVDQRWLTYNQAAAEGAQVRKGEKGTGIQYWKFTEEQTKKDEYGKPVLDAEGKPVKVIVKLERPRVFFATVFNGEQIDGLPELEKKEQTWDPIERAENILNTSGANIQHNGGERAFYRSLTDSIHLPDKGLFSSADRYYSTALHELGHWTGHSSRLDRDLAHPFGSEGYAKEELRAEISSMILGDELGIGHDPGQHAAYVGSWIKALKEDPLEIFRAAADAEKIQGYILGLEQQHIQEQEKAQTHTATLADLTTKEYQRMQAAEENYHQELVRVYGEPSANEARYQLSHEDPIVQASKEAFLAASEAWHNAINDARKSIDGGNISQANEDKAMTEYQDELARLLKLSTLTPRLSAEARSESFSKREWLDEIVSMEPPETNSKEFILASDQFTFWNGDGWRGLDEAKRYNDPTTAFKDALSLDESERDYLEESAVMLYEHDHNVKTFNLTVTTALMSNKPALRDRWIKHFGEACPEDVLAAKTERSNTENITQGDTDSTSDSRTYINVPYQEKDDAKKLGARWDRQERSWFIPPGVDPEPFANWTTHKSNDSVDRPIDYEPVSPVKNDKREYLAVPYGERNAAKAAGALWDKVAKSWYVGPNAQRDELERWKPDNVPNQQSPAISPMEEFADAMRSIDFIVADGHPIMDGKKHRIEVGGDKTGEKSGFYVGHLDGHPAGYIKNNRTGIDMKWKSKGYLLDPQEKAKLQAEAAEKLAARAAEQERVHEATAQRVSRQTANLVPVFEPTPYLRDKGIQAHAGTLTDAGGQKTYIPATDVDGKQWTMQYIQEDGTKRFAKDSRKEGCFHVIGGIESLDQAPALVISEGYATAATNAEALGFATVAAFDSGNLPVVAKALHEKFPDKPVIIAGDDDRNRLLTDSINPGRSKAEEAAKAVNGTAIFPIFAPGENVYPPNLESFTPQQYREHDRAMRRLEAAQKEPETVKLSNQEVIKLQNALLSSEQIDALDKMKAHTDFNDLATRSQLGRNGLERQVRAALSQALQDNVQREKQEQTKEQKRAQEQRPKRTACIG; the protein is encoded by the coding sequence ATGGAAGAGTTTCAGCAATTCAGCACACCGCCTGCTTTGTCGTTTGTTGCCAATTGGGTGGCGAACGTCAAGCCCTATGATGTGATGGGCGAACCCTCCGCAGGGACTGGAGATTTAGCGATCTGGTCAAAGATTGCCGGGGCCGAAATAGTTTTAAATGAGTTATCGCCACGCCGGCAGGCGTTACTTTCCTCACTGTTTCCAAAGGCGAGACTGTTCAAGGAAAACGCGGAGCAGCTGGACAACGTATTACCACCCGACATCAAACCTACCGTCATTGTTATGAATCCGCCGTTTTCTTCGACCGCTGGCCGAGTGCGGGGGCAACGCGACACATCGAACGGCGCTAGACACATCGAACAGGCCTTAAAACGGTTACAAGACGGCGGCCGGCTGGTGGCTGTGGTCGGCAATGGAATGGCCGCTGATCGACCGGCATTCGCCAACTGGTGGAAGGAGATAGAGAAAAAGTACACCGTGCGTGCGAATGTCGGCATAGCCGGCAAGGAGTATGCGAAGTACGGTACGACGTTCGATAACCAACTCTTGGTTATCGATAAAACCGAACCGACGACTCAGCCCGTCTTAACGGGTAGCGTCGATTCGGTCGCCGATTTACCCACATTATTAGAAGGCATTAGAAATGATCGTCAGCACCTACAACGAGGCTTCAATCAACCAGCAATCGATGAAGATACTCCAACAGTACCGGATAGCTTACAACCCAGCGACGGAGCTCGCGGCATTAGTTCTGATACGGGAAGCTCTCGAGCGGAATCTATTGGACACGGGGGAGGTTCAGGAGCCTCTGCTACTGATAGCCAAGCTGGAGGCGAATCCGCAGTTAGCGATGTCGTTAATGACGGAATCGGAGCCGGGAGTGGCATTTCAAATGGAACTGGCGGAAACGCTGGAGGAAGCGGCGGCGCAGATATTGGAGGAAATAGTGGCATCAGCGAAAGCAACCCTGTCGGCGCCGTTGCAATAGAGGTTAAGAGCGGAGAAGTCAGCGAGTTCACCGATTCCGTATTCGCATCTTACAGCCCGCAGCGCCTTACTATTCCAGGGGCAAAACCACACCCCGGAAAGCTGGTGCAGTCAGCGGCAATGTCGGCCGTTCAGCCGCTCACGCCGACTTATGCACCGGTTCTGCCCGTGAATGTAATACAAGATGGCCTGCTGTCTATTGCGCAACTTGAGTCTATTGTTTACGCAGGACAAGCACATTCCGAATTGTTGCCGAACGGATCACGGAAGGGTTTTTTCATTGGCGACGGCACCGGCGTCGGCAAAGGCCGGGAAATATCCGGCATTATTCTCGATAACCTGATGCAGGGTCGAAGCAAGGCCGTCTGGGTTTCGTTCAACGAGGGATTGATTGAGGATGCGAGACGGGATTTCGCAGGCGTAGGCGGCGATCCCAGCAAGATTTTCTTTCAGGGCAAAACCAAGGCCGGTAATGAAATCACTCAAAAATACGGCATTCTGTTTACCACGTATTCAACACTTCGCGGGGGCGAGAAAAAACTAGCCAATGACTTAGGGCAGAAGGGCGGCAAGACCCGAGCTCAACAGATCATTGACTGGCTGGGCAAAGATTTTGATGGCGTGATTGCATTTGATGAAGCGCATAGCATGGGTAACGCTATTGCCGTCAAGGGCAAACGCGGCGTTAAAAAGCCTTCGCAACAAGCGATTGCCGGTATCAATCTGCAAAAAGCGCTGCCCAATGCGCGGGTTACCTATGTGTCGGCTACCGGCGCTACGGAAATTAGCAACCTGAGCTATGCGGATCGGCTGGGTCTGTGGGGCGAAGGCACGCCATTCGCCGACACGACTGCGTTTATCGATAATGTGTCTAAAGGCGGTATTGCTTCAATGGAACTGATTAGCCGTGATATGAAGGCGATGGGCATGTATCTCGCCCGTTCGCTGTCGTATGACGGCGTGAGCTATGAACGGCTGGAGCATACGCTTTCAGATTTGCAGGAAGACATCTACAACGAACTCGCCGGCGCTTGGCAAGTGGTTTTAGACAATGTGGATCAGGCATTGGAAATCACCCAAGCCGGTAAGAGCGGCGCAGGGAAGAGTGCGGCAATGTCGCAATTCTGGGGCGCTCATCAGCGTTTTTTCAATCAAATCATCACCGCGATGCAAACGCCTCGTGTGATTGACGATATTCGCGAACAGCTGGATGCCGGCCATGTTGCCGTCATTCAGTTGGTCAACACAAACGAGGCGTCCCAAGAACGGATCATTGCCGATGCGGCGGCCAATGACGCAGCCCTTGAAGACTTGGATTTTACGCCAAGACAGATGTTGATGGACTACGTGCGCAACGGTTTTCCGGTCGCGGCCTACGAAGAGTCTCAAGATAGTAACGGTAATACTGTTTATATCCCTGTCCGTGATGCAGAAGGTAATCAGGTCTTTGATCGCGAAGCGATTGCCTTGCGTGACGCTTTACTGGAAACGCTGCATCAAATCCGGGTGCCTGAGAATCCGCTCGATTCCATCATCAACGCTTTTGGTTCTGACACGGTAGCCGAAGTCACCGGCCGTAGCCGTAGGTTTGTCCAGGTTCGTGATGAAGAAGGCAATCTAAGAGTTGTTGAAGAGAAGCGTGGTAAGAACGCGTCCAGGGCCGATGCCGAAGCCTTCCAAAACAACAAAAAAGATATTTTGGTGTTTTCCGGAGCGGGTGGCACAGGGTATTCATTCCATGCCGACAATACCGCGGAAAATCAGCGTAAACGGATTCACTACATTTTGCAGCCGGGTTGGCGGGCCGATTCAGCGGTACAAGGCTTCGGTCGAACCCATAGGACTAACCAGGCGCAAGAACCGCATTATGTGTTGCCCACGACCAACCTGAAGGCGCAAAAGCGTTTCGTATCATCCATTGCCCGCAGACTAGATCAGTTAGGCGCACTAACTCGCGGCCAACGTGAAGCGACCGGTCAAGGCATGTTTACGGCATCCGATAATCTTGAAAGCGAATATGCCTCGACTGCGCTGAAGAATTTCTTTAGTGATCTTTATCGCGGTCAAACCGGCCTGTCATTTCATGAGGTCACCAAGCAGATGGGGTTAAATCTGCTCGATGAGAATCTATCGTTGAGTGAAAGCAAGATCCCGGCAATACCGCAGTTTTTGAATCGGTTGTTGTCGCTGAAAACGGACATGCAGAACGCTGTTTTTGGCGAGTTTGAGGATAGGCTCATAGAGGCCGTGGAATACGCCAAGCAGCGGGGTTTGTATGATGTTGGATTGCAGACCATGACCGCTCTGAGCATAGTCAAGACGCGCGATGATGTTGCTTATGAAGATAAAAATACCGGAGCACAGACCCGCTATGTCGAGTTGGCTGTTACCAACGAGATTCAATATAACGCATGGGAAGATGCCAAAAAGTTAGTGCGCGAAAATCCAAGGGATAACGACATCAGCGGATGGTTTGTCGCTGAGTTCGGAAAAAACAAAGGAGATGTCTTTTTTCTTTCCGATATAGGCGAAAGACTCAATTCAGAAGGCAAGACGGTACACCGCGGCGTCGTGCATACGATCAGAAAAAACGATCATCGATACATCGATAATGCCGATGCGATTAGTCGCGGCTATGACTATAGGTCCGTTGTCACTAATGGCGTGGGTAGTTATCAGAAAGTGACGCTGACCAGGGCGATCGATGAGAAGGAAGCCGAAAGGCTTTGGAATGAACAACTGGCCAATGCGCCGAAAACTGAAACCAAAACAGAGCGGATGATAGTCGGCGTGATCCTGCCTATTTGGGATCGTGTCGAGGGATCGGAAACCATCAAGCGGTTGCAAACCGATGACGGCGAGCAGCTGCTAGGCCGCATGTTGGGGCCAAAGGCTGCCAAGCAAACGCTCAAGAATTTGGGGCTGGATTCCGGCTTATCCACTATGTCGGCCAGCGATTTGTTTAATTCAATCAAGAACGGCAACAAGGCCATTCTTTCAAACGGCTGGGAAATCGCAACCGCCAAGGTCAATCGCGAGGATCGGATCGAGATCAAAGGGCGAGGCTATCTAACCGATGCCGAAAAACGTCTTCTGAAAGAGCAGGGCGCATTTGTCGAGCGTATCAGTTGGGTGGATCGGGTATTTATTCCAACGGGTAGCGACGGAGTTGGAGTGTTTGAACGGATCACCGCATCGAAACCTGTTGTTGATTTGATCAAGAAAAGCCGGAACAAGGAAAACGATGAAGTTGAGCAAGAACATGGCATTCCCAAAGTAATCAACGAATCGGCCATTCACCCGGTGAATAGTGAGCCGGCCGTCATAGCGAAAGATGTCAGTAATACCGCAGATGTACATAGCCAAAGTGGGGGCATTTCCATGAATCAGAAGAAACCGTTTCACGAAACCGTTGCCGAGAATTTAATCAAGCAACTCGAAGCCGGGACAGCGCCATGGCAACGACCGTGGGAGGCCGGAGCGTCAGGATCTTTCTTGCCGTATAACCCGACTACCGGGAATCGCTACAAGGGGATCAATGCGCTGCACCTGATGGCTCAGGATCGCGTCGATCAGCGTTGGCTGACCTATAACCAAGCGGCGGCCGAAGGAGCGCAAGTTCGGAAAGGCGAGAAGGGCACGGGTATTCAGTATTGGAAGTTCACCGAAGAACAGACCAAGAAAGATGAGTATGGCAAACCCGTTTTAGACGCCGAAGGAAAGCCCGTTAAAGTGATTGTTAAGCTTGAACGTCCTCGGGTGTTTTTTGCGACCGTATTCAACGGTGAGCAAATCGATGGATTACCGGAGCTTGAGAAAAAAGAACAAACATGGGATCCGATTGAGCGGGCGGAGAATATATTGAACACATCCGGTGCCAATATTCAGCATAACGGTGGTGAAAGAGCATTTTACCGATCATTGACCGATAGCATTCACTTACCGGATAAGGGGCTGTTTTCAAGCGCAGATCGCTATTACTCGACGGCATTACACGAGTTGGGCCACTGGACTGGTCACTCATCACGCCTGGACCGAGACCTGGCACATCCTTTCGGCAGCGAGGGGTACGCCAAGGAAGAACTTCGGGCGGAAATTTCCAGCATGATTTTGGGTGATGAGCTTGGGATTGGACATGATCCAGGTCAACATGCGGCTTATGTTGGATCGTGGATCAAGGCGCTTAAGGAAGATCCATTAGAGATATTCCGAGCGGCCGCTGATGCCGAAAAGATACAAGGCTATATTCTTGGTCTTGAACAACAGCACATCCAGGAGCAGGAGAAAGCGCAGACACACACTGCAACACTTGCCGATCTTACCACGAAGGAATACCAGCGCATGCAAGCTGCGGAGGAAAACTATCATCAGGAGTTAGTCCGTGTGTACGGTGAACCCAGCGCAAATGAGGCCCGTTACCAATTAAGCCATGAGGATCCCATTGTTCAAGCCTCCAAAGAAGCGTTTCTTGCCGCATCTGAAGCATGGCACAACGCAATTAATGACGCACGGAAATCAATAGATGGAGGCAATATATCCCAAGCCAACGAGGATAAAGCGATGACAGAATACCAAGACGAGCTTGCACGATTGTTAAAACTTTCGACATTGACACCAAGGCTGTCGGCAGAGGCCCGCTCCGAATCATTCAGCAAACGGGAATGGTTGGATGAGATTGTGTCAATGGAACCCCCGGAAACGAATAGCAAAGAATTTATTCTCGCCAGCGATCAATTTACGTTTTGGAACGGTGATGGATGGCGTGGACTCGATGAAGCTAAACGTTACAACGATCCTACTACAGCATTCAAAGACGCCCTTTCTTTAGATGAAAGTGAGCGCGATTATCTGGAAGAGAGTGCGGTTATGCTTTATGAGCACGATCACAATGTAAAAACGTTCAATCTAACCGTAACAACCGCATTGATGAGCAACAAACCGGCTTTAAGAGATCGATGGATTAAGCACTTCGGTGAAGCCTGTCCGGAAGATGTTTTAGCGGCTAAAACCGAACGCAGCAATACCGAAAACATTACGCAGGGAGATACTGATTCAACGTCTGATTCCAGGACCTATATCAATGTTCCCTATCAGGAAAAGGATGACGCGAAAAAGCTTGGCGCTCGGTGGGACCGTCAAGAGCGATCTTGGTTTATTCCCCCTGGCGTTGATCCCGAACCATTTGCTAACTGGACAACACATAAAAGCAACGATTCGGTTGATCGACCCATTGATTACGAACCCGTAAGCCCGGTCAAAAATGATAAACGCGAGTATTTAGCAGTGCCGTATGGTGAACGTAACGCCGCCAAAGCCGCCGGTGCGTTATGGGATAAAGTTGCTAAATCGTGGTACGTTGGCCCTAATGCACAGAGGGATGAGTTGGAGCGCTGGAAGCCTGATAATGTCCCTAATCAACAAAGTCCGGCAATATCCCCCATGGAGGAATTCGCAGACGCCATGCGATCGATCGACTTTATTGTGGCCGACGGACACCCAATTATGGACGGCAAAAAACACCGAATCGAAGTGGGGGGCGATAAGACCGGAGAGAAATCCGGTTTCTATGTCGGTCACTTGGATGGTCATCCTGCCGGCTACATTAAGAACAACCGCACCGGCATTGATATGAAATGGAAATCAAAGGGATATTTGCTCGATCCACAGGAAAAAGCAAAATTGCAGGCCGAGGCTGCCGAAAAATTGGCAGCCAGGGCGGCTGAACAGGAACGCGTCCATGAGGCTACTGCGCAACGGGTAAGCCGTCAAACGGCTAATTTAGTGCCGGTATTCGAGCCAACCCCCTATCTACGTGATAAAGGCATTCAGGCACATGCCGGCACACTCACCGACGCCGGGGGCCAGAAAACGTACATTCCGGCCACTGACGTCGATGGCAAGCAATGGACGATGCAGTATATTCAAGAAGATGGAACTAAGCGGTTCGCCAAAGATAGCCGTAAAGAAGGTTGTTTCCATGTGATTGGCGGAATTGAATCCCTGGATCAAGCACCGGCCTTGGTCATTTCCGAGGGTTACGCGACGGCCGCCACTAATGCCGAGGCATTGGGTTTCGCCACTGTAGCCGCATTTGATTCCGGAAATCTTCCGGTTGTGGCCAAGGCGTTGCACGAAAAGTTTCCGGATAAACCTGTCATCATCGCCGGCGACGACGATAGGAACCGGCTTCTCACGGATAGTATTAATCCAGGTCGCAGTAAAGCCGAAGAGGCGGCCAAGGCTGTTAATGGCACCGCGATATTTCCAATTTTTGCGCCGGGTGAAAATGTTTATCCACCTAATCTCGAATCGTTTACTCCCCAGCAGTATAGAGAGCATGATCGTGCAATGCGCCGTCTCGAAGCCGCGCAGAAGGAG